A region of the Methylomagnum ishizawai genome:
CAAGCCATAGGGGTCGATTTCCAGGGGCAATGCTTGCTGTATTCGGACGGTGTGATCGAAGCCCGGGCCGGGGACGGTCCCATGCTGGGCGAAGAACGTTTGCTCGGGGCGTTGCTGGCTGCCGCACCGGGTGCCCGGATCGACCATGCGATCGATTTGGTCGAGGCGCATTTATCGGGACAGGCCCCGCCGGACGATACCTCCCTCCTCGCCATCATGCTGGCCGCCGATTGAGTGGATTTCGGCGCATGAACCCGCGTTGTCCTTGCCGGGCCCGCCCTACTCTGTTTCGATAGCGACCGTCACGCCGGGTTGGCAAGAAAGCAGTATATTATTCCGACACCCCGTATCAGCGGAGCGCGGGGATTGCCCCCATCCATCATACCAGCGGCGAAAATATCCATGCACCACCCCGAATACTTCGAAAGTATCCTGGCTTTCGTCCACGAAATCGGCATCGCTGTCGAATTGCAAGCGATCCCCGGTCCAAGCTTCTTGCCGGGGATCGCGATCCGGTCCGGGGCGCTGGTTGTGGACCCCGACGCGCTACAGTGGCCCGGCGACATCCTGCACGAAGCGGGGCACCTGGCCGTCTTGCCGCCGGAGCGCAGGGCCGGGGCCTCGGACGACCTATCGGACACCAGCATGCCCGGCGGAGGAGAACTGGAAGCCCTGGCCTGGTCGTTCGCGGCGGCGCATCGGTTGGGACTGCCCCCGTCCGTCCTGTTCCATCCCGGAGGCTACAAGGGACAGTCCGAAGGGCTGATCTTGTCCTACACCTTCGGCGTGTGCCCAGGTCTGAAGGGGCTTTGCGAGGCGGGCATGGCAACCGCGCCCGGCTTCGGCTCCACCGCCACGGCCCCGCCCTATCCCCATATGATTCGCTGGCTGCGGATGTAAATCCCCCCGCATGGCCGGAAAGCCACTTGAAGGGAGTAATACCGGCCACATCCCTAACACGATACGGGCGGATGAACGGAAACGCCCCCTAAAACGGGTGATACTGGAACAACCAAGTCTCCGACACCGCCTTATCCTTGAGACGTAGGAAGCAACGCAATTCCACCGGGTCCGGCCCCTCGACCTTGAGGTCGAAGTGGGTGCGCCAATGCCCCGCCACATCGTCCGGCACCGGCTCGATTTCCACCCGCGAAATCTCGCCCCGCGACGCCACGATCACCGGCTCCGGCTTCTCGCCCCAGGCCAGCGAATCCAACGGTTTCCCCAGGAATTCCACCATGAATTTACGCACGCCCTTGGGCCGGGGCTTGCCGGGTTGGCCGCCATTGCCCAGGCGGGTCGCGACGCAGCGGGCCAGCGGGAAGTTGTTCGGGTCTTCGTTCAGCCACGACAGCCGGTATTTGAATTCGTAGCTCTTGCCCGCCGTGGCCGGTTCCTTGGGCACCCACATCGCCACGATGTTGTCGTGGATTTCGTCGTCGGTGGGGATTTCGGTCAACTGCACCGCGCCCTCGCCCCAATCGCCCAGCGGTTCCACCCAGGCGCAGGGCCGCAGGTGGTAGCGCACCCCGTCCTGGTAATGGTCGAACAGCCGGTCGCGCTGGAACAGGCCATAGCCCTTGGGCGCTTTATCCATGAAGCTCGACACCGAAACCTGGGGCGGATTGTTCAAGGGCCGCCACAGGTGTTCGCCATTGCCGTTCAGCATCGCCAGCCCGTCGGAGTCGTGGACTTCGGGCCGCCAATCGCTGCCCGCGGCCTTGGCGGTTTCCGAGAACCAATACATCGAGGTCAAGGGCGCGATGCCCAGGCGCTCGATATCCTTGCGCAGGAACAAGGCCGATTCGATCAGCATCGCCACGCCCTTGCCGCGGCTCAGGGCGAAGCGATAGGCACCGCTGAGGCTGGGACCGTCGAGCAAGGCATAGATGACGACGGGATCGGTGGGCTTGGGCGCGGGCTCGAACCAGAACGCCACGAAATCGGGGAATTCCTCCGGGTTGGAAGTGCCCGGCGCGATGGCGATGCCACGGGCGGACAGGCCGATCTGGCCCTGGTCGCCATTCGCGCCCACCGCCCGGAAATAGGACGCGCCCAGGAAGGTGGCCCAGGGTTCCAGTTTCTTCCAATCCGGCCCGCCGCGCTTCTCATGCACCCAGAACCCGGCGAAGGCCGAAGGCTCCGGCGCGAGCTGACGGGCCACATGGTCGGGACCGGCGGCGAACAAATCCGGGTCGTAGGCGATTTGGCGGGCTTGCCCATGCTCGACCACGTTCATTTTCACGGTCTTGGGGAAGAACATCCCCACATGCTGGAAGCTGATGGGATAGGCGCTGCCGCCCTCGGCCCAGAGCGCGGCGTCCTTGCGGTATTGCAGCTTGCCGTGGGCGTCGTAGTCGATCTGCTGGACGATGGCGGGATCGGGACGCGGCGGCGGGGCGTATTCGCGGGCGGCGGCTTCGCGGGCCATCGCCTTGAGCGCGTCGAAGCCGAACGGCGTGGCCGGGCCGAATTGCAGTTTGGCGGGATTGGCCTGGGCGGCCGGTATCCTGAGGGCGTAGAGGGCGTTGACGGCGAGGGAGAGTTGCAAAAAGTGTCGGCGCGTTAAGCTCATAGGAATTCCATGGACAGGGAGTAGTGGCCGGGACACTAGGCCCGGCCTGTTATTTTCACAGCGTGCGCATCAATCTTCAAAAGCCGGGATGATCTCGGTTTCGGCCTGGCCCGCCCCGATCCATTCCAGCATCGCCGGATGGCCCAGCACCGTGTCGCGATAGGCGCGGGCCACCGCGTCGGCTTCGAGTTGGTAGGTCCAAAAGCGCAGGGCGACCGGCGCGTACATGGCGTCGGCGATGGTGAAGCGCCCGAACAGCCAGGGACCGCCCTCGGCCCGTTCCCGGCAGTCCCGCCAGATCCGCCCGATCCGGGCCACGTCCCGATGCACCGCTTCCGGTGGCTCCTTGCGGGGCGGGGCCGGTGGACGGCGGCAATTCATCCCGCAATGGGTCCGCAGCGCCTGGAAGCCGGAATGCATTTCCGCCGAGAGGGCGCGGGCCAGGGCGCGGGCGGCGGGCGCTTCAGGCCAGCCCTGGGTTGCCGGGTAGCGCTCGGCCAGATATTCCAGGATGGCGAGCGAATCCCACACCGTGATGCCGCCGTCCACCAGCACCGGCACCTTGCCCGCCGGGCTGTGGGCCGCGATGCGGGCCTGGGAATCCTCCCGGTATAGCGGGATGCGGATTTCCTCGAACGGGATGCCGTGGTGCTTGAGGAACAGCCAGGGGCGCAGGGACCAGGAAGAATAGTTTTTGTTGCCGATAACCAAGGTCGGATTCATGGCGTCGATTTCCTGAAGTGAAGGGTGCCGCCGCCGGTCCCGCGCCGGCGGGACCGGCCCGGCGGGCGCTGTTATGACAAATATCGCCGTCCGGGGCAATGGGGCGGATCGCCGGTTCGGAAGCTCAGGCCGTTCCCAACGCCGCCTCGATATCCTCCACCAGTTCCTCCGGCTTGGTCATCGAGCCGTAGCGCTTGACCGGCTTGCCCTCGCGGTCGATCAGGAACTTGGTGAAATTCCACTTGATGCCCTCGCTGCCCAAGGTGCCGGGCAAGGCGTGCTTGAGATAGGCGAACACCGGATGGGCACCCTCCCCGTTCACCTCGACCTTCTCCGACAAAGGGAAACTCACGCCGTAGTTCTTCTCGCAGAACGCGCCGATCTCCATGGCGTCGCCCGGTTCCTGCGCCCCGAATTGATTGCAGGGGAAACCGACCACCACCAAGCCCCGGTCTTTGTAGTCCCGGTACAGCGTTTCCAGCCCGGCGTATTGCGGGGTGAAACCGCAGCGGCTGGCGGTGTTGACGACGAGGATGGCCTTGCCCCGGAATTGGGCGAAATCCAGGGGTTCGCCGCTCAGGGTCCGGGTTTGGAAGTGATAGATTTCAGCGCTCATGGTCGGCTCCTATGGGATGGAGGAACGGGGTTGTTCCTAAGCGCCGCAGTTTACGCCGATTCGGGCCGATCCCGCGCCCATGGGTCCCGGCGCTAGAACGCGGCGACCAAACGCACCACTCTGGGGCATACCTCCATCGGCGCAAATGAATCGCACCAAAATAGGCCATAATTCCCATTGTGTGGTTCCGGTTTCCCGCCGGAAACCCGCACGGAACCCCAACCCGACCCCGGCGTCCGGCCCGCCATCGGCGCATCCCCGCGACCTAAGGGCAGCCGGTGGACATGGCCCCCATATTGCTTCGCAAGCCGCAATGAACCACGAAGACACCCCCAACCTGCACCATCGCATCCTCGACCATCTCACCGACGCCGTCTTGCTGTTCGACCCGGAATACCGGCTGGTCTACATCAACATGGCGGGCGAGATGCTGTTCGCCGTGAGCGCCCGCCAAGTGTTGGGCGTCCGGGCCGAGGAAATCTTTTTCCTGTACGACAAGGACATCGAAAAAGACTTGCAGCGCACCTTGGAACACGCCGAGACCCTGACCAAGCGCAACCTCGCGCTGGAACTGCCCAGCCAACCCATCACGGTGAACCTGACCCTCACCCCGATGATGGAACAGGACCGGCGGGTGGCCGCCCTGGTGCAGATCGAGCAGGTGGATAGGCACCTCCGCATCTCGATGGAAGAGCAATTGCTGGCCCAGCAAAACGCCGCCCGGATGCTGCTCAGGGGCTTGGCCCACGAGATCAAGAACCCGCTGGGGGGACTCCGCGGCGCGGCCCAACTGCTGGACCGGGAACTGCCCGACGCGGAACTGCGCGAATACACCAAGATCATCATGGAGGAATCCGACCGCCTGCAATCGCTGGTGGACCGGATGCTGGCCCCCAACAAACCGCCCCACAAAGCCCCGCTCAACATCCACCGCGTGCTGGAACGGGTCCGGCAATTGGTGCAGGTCGAAGCCCCGCCCGGCGTGGTGATCGAACGCGATTACGACCCCAGCCTGCCCACGGTCAACGGCGACAGCGACCAACTGATCCAGGCCATCCTCAACGTGGTCCGCAACGCCGCCCAGGCCGTGGGCCAGCAAGGCCGCATCCTGATCCGCACCCGCATCCACCGCCAAGTGACCATCGGCCACCGCAAAAGCCGCCACGCGCTCAAGGTCGAAGTCATCGACGACGGCCCCGGCATCAAGCCGGAACTGCTGGGCCAGATTTTCTACCCCATGGTCACGGGCCGGGCCGATGGCACCGGACTCGGGCTGTCCATCGCCCAATCGCTCATCAACCAGCATGGCGGCTTGGTGGAATGTTCGAGCGCGCCGGGGCACACGGTGTTTTCCATTTTTTTGCCGCTGGAGAAAGAACATGAATAGCGCGGCCCAAGTCTGGGTGGTCGATGACGACCGTTCGATCCGCTGGGTGTTGGAGAAAGCCCTGCAAAAAGCCTCGATCCAAACCCGCTGCTTCGCGCACGCGGGCGGTTTGCTCGACGCCCTGGCCCAGGGCAAGCCGGACGCCATCCTCACCGATATCCGGATGCCCGGCATCGACGGCCTGGAACTCTTGAAGCAATTGCAGGGCAAATACCCCGACCTCCCGGTCATCATCATGACCGCGCACTCCGACCTGGAAAGCGCGGTGTCGGCCTTCCACGGCGGGGCGTTCGAGTATTTGCCCAAGCCGTTCGACGTGGACGACGCGGTGGACTTGGTACGCCGCGCCTGCGCCCAGAGCCAGCGCCAGAAACCCGAACCCAGCCCCGCCCCCGCCCCGGAGAAAACCCCCGAGATCATCGGCGAAGCCCCGGCCATGCAGGAGGTGTTCCGCGCCATCGCCCGCCTGGCCCGCTCGCATATCACGGTGCTGATCAACGGCGAATCCGGCACCGGCAAGGAATTGGTGGCCCGCGCCCTGCACCGCCACAGCCCCCGCGCCGACAAGCCCTTCATCGCACTCAACATGGCGGCGATCCCCCGCGACCTGCTGGAGTCGGAATTGTTCGGCCACGAGCGCGGCGCCTTCACCGGGGCGCAGGCCCGCCGCGCCGGGCGTTTCGAGCAGGCCGACGGCGGCACGCTGTTCCTGGACGAAATCGGCGACATGCCCGCCGATTTGCAAACCCGCTTGCTGCGGGTGCTGGCCGATGGCGAATTCTTCCCGGTGGGTGCCCATACCCCGGTCAAGGTCGATGTCCGCATCATCGCCGCCACCCATCAGCATCTCGACAACCTGGTGGCGGAAGGCCGCTTCCGCGAAGACCTGTTCCACCGCCTCAATGTCATCCGCGTGCATCTGCCGCCCCTGCGCGAGCGCCGCCAGGATATTCCGCTGTTGCTCAAGCATTTCTTGCAGGAGGCCAGCCAGGAACTCAAGGTGGAAACCAAGAGCCTGTTGCCCGAGGTGGAAGCCTATCTGTGCCGCTTGGATTGGCCGGGCAATGTCCGCCAATTGGAAAACACCTGCCGCTGGATCACGGTGATGGCGGCGGGCAAGGAGGCGCATCTGGACGATTTGCCGCCCGAGTTGCTGCAAGTGAAAACGGCGGACGCCGCGGCCCCGATGGCGGATGGCTGGGAGGATTCGTTCCGGCAATGGGTGGACCAGCGCTTGAAGCGCGGCGAGCGCAATGTCGCCAAGGACGCCATCGAATCGGCGGAAGGCATCCTCATCACCACGGCGCTGCAAGTGACCCGCGGCCGCCGCCAGGAAGCCGCCAAGCTCCTGGGCTATGGCCGCAACACCCTGACCCGCAAGATCACCGAGTTGAACCTGGATGTTTGAAACCGTCTCCAGCCCGGTGCGGAACGACGCCGCGCCGGGTCCGCACCCATTCAAACCCATGCGCCTTTGCGAGGATACGCCGATGAACAGCGTGCTGAAGCTTTGCCAAGGATTGCCGGAACAGCGGTTCGCGCCCGCCGAGGTCTTGCTGGCGGAAGGCGGGACGGATGGGAAGCTATATGTCCTGATCGAAGGCGAGGTGGAGATTTCCAAGGAAGACACCCCCCTCCACACCCAGGACGATCCCGGCGCGATCTTCGGGGAAGTGTCGGTCCTGTTGCACCTGCCGCACACCGCGACCGTGACCGCCACCCGGCCCTGCCGCGCCTACCGGATCGACGACGGCACGGCCTTCCTGCGCGACCATCCCGATTTCGCCTTCCACCTCTCGACCCTGCTGGCCCGGCGGCTCCACAGCATCACCGGCTATCTGGTGGACCTGAAACGGCAGTTCGCCGACCACGCGGACCATTTCGGCCTGGTGGACGAGGTGCTGGACAACCTCCTCTACCAACAACCTTGGCCCGTCCCCCCCGACCCCGAACGCTATCCGCAATAGCGCTTGTCCAGCCAAGCCGGCGCTTCCCGCACCGGCCTGGGCCGGAGCGGGGCCATGGCATCCAGCGCGATTTCCTCCACCACCTCGCACGAGGCCCACAAGGCCCGCCGCGCCTGGGTGTCGAGGATGATATGGGCCGGCACCGGCCCGAGCTGCCGCCCCGGATTGAACACCCAGGTTCCACCGATCCGGTCCACCCAGGAGCCGCCTTGCTGGAACGGCGATTGGTGGACATGGCCGACCAGCACCATGCTGGGCGCGAACCGGGCGATCCATTCCACCAACTGCGCGTCCCCGCCATAGCGCCGCCCGCTCCAACTGGTGGGCGAAGCGTCCGGCGGCGCGTGGTAGATCCAAATCCATTGCGCCTTGGTTTTCCGGCTATCCCGCTCGATCTGTTCCCCCACCCTGGCGCAACGCTTCGGCCCGTCCCACCACGGGCAGATGGTGAACAGGATATCCTCGAGTTCCAGGCTGTCCTCGTCGGTGGGGATGCCGAATTGCCGGGTCATCAGTATCCAGCGGGCATATTTCTCGTCGTGGAAATCGCGGGCATCCAGGTCGTGGTTGCCCGAGCAAACCACGACACGGGTCTTGGCGCACATCCGCTTGAGGTAGGACAGGATGACGGTGATCTGGACCTGTAGGTCCACCGCCGAGGCGATGTCCAAATGATCGCCCGCGATGACGACCACATCGTAGGCGGAGGCTTGCTGCAATACCCAATCGAATTGCTTCAAGGTGTAATGCAAGTCGGAAACCAGCAGGCATTTCATACGCTTATTCCATAGCGGGGCGTTATTTTTCGGGCCGGCCGGGCGGGTATTGTTTTGGCGGACCGCTACGGTTCGGGCTGGAAAGCGGTTGCGTCCATTCATCCATGGGATGGGACGGTGCCGTGCCGGGGCGGGAAAGCATATAGACAAATGCTATCGACTCCAAGCTTTCCGCGCGGCCATTGCGGGACCGCGAGCGATGGAGCGGCATCCTCGAACAACCCACGTCCACCTCCTTCCGCCGCGAACCACTTGAAATATTAAGGTTTAGACGCGGACCGCCGGGTGTTTCCACCGTCCCGGCGCTCGCCACGGCCACCGCCCAGGGCTGCGCTCCCCCACCACTTCCCCGAACATGTCCTAAGCTTCCCATGAGTTTCGATATAACCCCTTGAACCACAGGCGGCGGGCCTCCCTCTCCCGTGCCCGCCCGCCCTGGTTCACCCCGGAATCTGGGCCAACCTTCAACCAGGAGTCCCCCGATGCTCGACAACATGAAAATCCGCTCGAAACTGGCGATGGGTTTCGGCGCGCTCCTGCTCTTCGGAGCCTTGATCGCCACGGCGGGGATATGGCGCTTGCTGGAACTGCAAGCCGATTTCCAAGCCTTGTCCGGGCCGATCCTGGCCCGCGAACGGCTGGCCCACCAAGGCTTGGGCCAACTGGGCAACGGGGTGCATTACTTCAAAAACGCCATCCTGCGGGGCAAGGACTATCCGGCGAGATTCGAGGCGGCGATGGCCGGCATCGAGCAAGCGGCCCACGATTACCGGCTGGGCACCGAACCCGGCCCGGAAGAACTCGCCTTGCTCGAAGCCGTCGGCCAAGGCCTCAAGCAATACCGGAACGCCATGGCCACCGTGGTGGAAATGCTCGCCAAGAACGCGGCCCCGGCCCAAATCGACAACAGCGTCGCGGGCGCCGACAAACCCCTGGCGGCGGCGCTGGAAAAACTCGTGGCCATCAATATCGAGCGCGGCACCCACAGCCAACGGCAATTCAACCAACAACTCGGCACCGGCATCGAACTCTTGCTGGGCATCATGGCGCTGATGATCGCGCTGGGCTTATTCATGGCGAAAACCATCATCGCCAATATCACCCGGCCCTTGGCGCGGGCGGTCGAGCTTGCCCAAGGCATGGCCGCCGGGAAGATCGGGCAAGCCCCGTCCCATTCCCCCGGCCGGGACGAAACCGCCGAACTGCTCGCGGCCATGACGAGCATGGCCGATACCCTCAAAAGCTTTGCCGCCGCCCAGTTCGACAACGTCAAGAAGCACGCCGCCGGGGAGTTGGACGACCAGATCGACGCCGGGCGGTTTCCGGGCCTCTATGGGCAAATGGCCCGTTCGATCAACGACCTGGTGCAATCGCATATCGCGGTGAAAAAGCGGGTGGTCGAGGTGGTGAAGTGCTATGCCCAAGGCGACCTGAGCGTGGACATGGACCGCCTGCCCGGCCAAAAACGCGAAATCACCGACGCCATCGACGGTGTGAAAGCCAGCCTGCAAGCGATCAACCGCGAAATAAAAACCCTGGCGCGCTCGGCGGTGAACGGCGATTTCACGGTGCGGGGGCGGGCCGACCAATACCGCCACGAATTCCGCGAGATGGTGGAAGGGCTGAACGCGCTGATGGAGGTCAGCGACCGGGGCCTGGCCGAGGTTTCGCGGGTTCTGGGCGCCTTGGCGGAAGGCGACCTGACCCAGCGCATCGACGGCGATTACCGGGGCACTTTCGGCCAATTGCGGGACGCTTCCAACGCCACGGTGGCGCGGCTCAGGGAAATGGTGGAGCGCATCCAGGAAGCCAGCCAGTCCGTCAACAACGCCGCCCAGGAAATCGCCGCCGGGAACGCCGACCTATCGCGCCGCACCGAGGAACAAGCCAGCAGCCTGGACGAAATCTCCAGCGCGATGGAGCGGCTCAACGCCACCGTGACCGCCAACGCCAGCGGCGCCGGCCAGGCCAACGTCCTGGTCCAGCACGCCAACGGGGCGGTCGAACAAGGCGGCGACGCGGTGGGACGCCTGGTCGCGGCCATGGGCGAAATCCAGGAACGCTCGCGCAAGATCGCGGAGATTACCGGGGTCATCGACGGCATCGCTTTCCAGACCAATATCCTGGCCCTGAACGCCACGGTCGAAGCGGCGCGGGCGGGCGAACAAGGCCGCGGCTTCGCCGTGGTCGCCAACGAAGTGCGGAGCCTGGCCCAGCGCAGCGCCACCGCCGCCAAGGAAATCAAGGGCTTGATCGCCTCCTCGGCGGAAAAGGTGGAAACCGGCGTGGCGCAGGCCACCCAGGCCGGCGGGGCCATGGAAGAAGTGGTGGGCGGTTTTGGCCGGGTGACGGCGTTGATGGAGGAAATCTCCACCGCCAGCCAGGACCAAGCCCACGGCATCGGGCAGATCGCCCAGGCCATAGACCAGATGGATAAAATGACCCAACACAACGCCGCCCTGGTGGAAGAAGCCGCCGCCGCCGCGGAATCCCTGGGAGAGCAGGCCCAGGGACTGGTCGAGGCGATGAGCGCCTTCAAGCTGGCCTAGGGGGGCGGCATGGGAGGCTTGAGGCTTGAGGCTTGACGCCCACGGCCTCCAGTCCCGTTCCATGTCCCCTGCAAGCGCTGTCGCCCAAACCTATCGAAATCCTCCCTCCGCGGTAAAATCGCCCCCTTCGCCCCGTCCACCCCGCCGCAGCGCG
Encoded here:
- a CDS encoding metallophosphoesterase family protein produces the protein MKCLLVSDLHYTLKQFDWVLQQASAYDVVVIAGDHLDIASAVDLQVQITVILSYLKRMCAKTRVVVCSGNHDLDARDFHDEKYARWILMTRQFGIPTDEDSLELEDILFTICPWWDGPKRCARVGEQIERDSRKTKAQWIWIYHAPPDASPTSWSGRRYGGDAQLVEWIARFAPSMVLVGHVHQSPFQQGGSWVDRIGGTWVFNPGRQLGPVPAHIILDTQARRALWASCEVVEEIALDAMAPLRPRPVREAPAWLDKRYCG
- a CDS encoding glucan biosynthesis protein, producing the protein MSLTRRHFLQLSLAVNALYALRIPAAQANPAKLQFGPATPFGFDALKAMAREAAAREYAPPPRPDPAIVQQIDYDAHGKLQYRKDAALWAEGGSAYPISFQHVGMFFPKTVKMNVVEHGQARQIAYDPDLFAAGPDHVARQLAPEPSAFAGFWVHEKRGGPDWKKLEPWATFLGASYFRAVGANGDQGQIGLSARGIAIAPGTSNPEEFPDFVAFWFEPAPKPTDPVVIYALLDGPSLSGAYRFALSRGKGVAMLIESALFLRKDIERLGIAPLTSMYWFSETAKAAGSDWRPEVHDSDGLAMLNGNGEHLWRPLNNPPQVSVSSFMDKAPKGYGLFQRDRLFDHYQDGVRYHLRPCAWVEPLGDWGEGAVQLTEIPTDDEIHDNIVAMWVPKEPATAGKSYEFKYRLSWLNEDPNNFPLARCVATRLGNGGQPGKPRPKGVRKFMVEFLGKPLDSLAWGEKPEPVIVASRGEISRVEIEPVPDDVAGHWRTHFDLKVEGPDPVELRCFLRLKDKAVSETWLFQYHPF
- a CDS encoding HAMP domain-containing methyl-accepting chemotaxis protein; this translates as MLDNMKIRSKLAMGFGALLLFGALIATAGIWRLLELQADFQALSGPILARERLAHQGLGQLGNGVHYFKNAILRGKDYPARFEAAMAGIEQAAHDYRLGTEPGPEELALLEAVGQGLKQYRNAMATVVEMLAKNAAPAQIDNSVAGADKPLAAALEKLVAINIERGTHSQRQFNQQLGTGIELLLGIMALMIALGLFMAKTIIANITRPLARAVELAQGMAAGKIGQAPSHSPGRDETAELLAAMTSMADTLKSFAAAQFDNVKKHAAGELDDQIDAGRFPGLYGQMARSINDLVQSHIAVKKRVVEVVKCYAQGDLSVDMDRLPGQKREITDAIDGVKASLQAINREIKTLARSAVNGDFTVRGRADQYRHEFREMVEGLNALMEVSDRGLAEVSRVLGALAEGDLTQRIDGDYRGTFGQLRDASNATVARLREMVERIQEASQSVNNAAQEIAAGNADLSRRTEEQASSLDEISSAMERLNATVTANASGAGQANVLVQHANGAVEQGGDAVGRLVAAMGEIQERSRKIAEITGVIDGIAFQTNILALNATVEAARAGEQGRGFAVVANEVRSLAQRSATAAKEIKGLIASSAEKVETGVAQATQAGGAMEEVVGGFGRVTALMEEISTASQDQAHGIGQIAQAIDQMDKMTQHNAALVEEAAAAAESLGEQAQGLVEAMSAFKLA
- a CDS encoding glutathione S-transferase family protein, producing the protein MNPTLVIGNKNYSSWSLRPWLFLKHHGIPFEEIRIPLYREDSQARIAAHSPAGKVPVLVDGGITVWDSLAILEYLAERYPATQGWPEAPAARALARALSAEMHSGFQALRTHCGMNCRRPPAPPRKEPPEAVHRDVARIGRIWRDCRERAEGGPWLFGRFTIADAMYAPVALRFWTYQLEADAVARAYRDTVLGHPAMLEWIGAGQAETEIIPAFED
- the glnL gene encoding nitrogen regulation protein NR(II) gives rise to the protein MNHEDTPNLHHRILDHLTDAVLLFDPEYRLVYINMAGEMLFAVSARQVLGVRAEEIFFLYDKDIEKDLQRTLEHAETLTKRNLALELPSQPITVNLTLTPMMEQDRRVAALVQIEQVDRHLRISMEEQLLAQQNAARMLLRGLAHEIKNPLGGLRGAAQLLDRELPDAELREYTKIIMEESDRLQSLVDRMLAPNKPPHKAPLNIHRVLERVRQLVQVEAPPGVVIERDYDPSLPTVNGDSDQLIQAILNVVRNAAQAVGQQGRILIRTRIHRQVTIGHRKSRHALKVEVIDDGPGIKPELLGQIFYPMVTGRADGTGLGLSIAQSLINQHGGLVECSSAPGHTVFSIFLPLEKEHE
- a CDS encoding cyclic nucleotide-binding domain-containing protein; amino-acid sequence: MFETVSSPVRNDAAPGPHPFKPMRLCEDTPMNSVLKLCQGLPEQRFAPAEVLLAEGGTDGKLYVLIEGEVEISKEDTPLHTQDDPGAIFGEVSVLLHLPHTATVTATRPCRAYRIDDGTAFLRDHPDFAFHLSTLLARRLHSITGYLVDLKRQFADHADHFGLVDEVLDNLLYQQPWPVPPDPERYPQ
- a CDS encoding glutathione peroxidase, translated to MSAEIYHFQTRTLSGEPLDFAQFRGKAILVVNTASRCGFTPQYAGLETLYRDYKDRGLVVVGFPCNQFGAQEPGDAMEIGAFCEKNYGVSFPLSEKVEVNGEGAHPVFAYLKHALPGTLGSEGIKWNFTKFLIDREGKPVKRYGSMTKPEELVEDIEAALGTA
- the ntrC gene encoding nitrogen regulation protein NR(I), whose product is MNSAAQVWVVDDDRSIRWVLEKALQKASIQTRCFAHAGGLLDALAQGKPDAILTDIRMPGIDGLELLKQLQGKYPDLPVIIMTAHSDLESAVSAFHGGAFEYLPKPFDVDDAVDLVRRACAQSQRQKPEPSPAPAPEKTPEIIGEAPAMQEVFRAIARLARSHITVLINGESGTGKELVARALHRHSPRADKPFIALNMAAIPRDLLESELFGHERGAFTGAQARRAGRFEQADGGTLFLDEIGDMPADLQTRLLRVLADGEFFPVGAHTPVKVDVRIIAATHQHLDNLVAEGRFREDLFHRLNVIRVHLPPLRERRQDIPLLLKHFLQEASQELKVETKSLLPEVEAYLCRLDWPGNVRQLENTCRWITVMAAGKEAHLDDLPPELLQVKTADAAAPMADGWEDSFRQWVDQRLKRGERNVAKDAIESAEGILITTALQVTRGRRQEAAKLLGYGRNTLTRKITELNLDV